Proteins found in one Canis lupus baileyi chromosome 26, mCanLup2.hap1, whole genome shotgun sequence genomic segment:
- the PCK1 gene encoding phosphoenolpyruvate carboxykinase, cytosolic [GTP] — protein sequence MPPQLQNGLNFSAKVIQGTLDSLPQAVRTFVENSVKLCQPEHIHICDGSEEENQQLLEHMEGQGMIKRLRKLNNCWLALTDPKDVARIESKTVIITQEQRDTVPIPKTGLSQLGRWMSEEDFEKAFNARFPGCMKGRTMYVIPFSMGPLGSPLSKIGIELTDSPYVVASMRIMTRMGTSVLEALGDGEFVKCLHSVGCPLPLKKPLVNNWPCNPELTLIAHLPDRREIISFGSGYGGNSLLGKKCFALRMASRLAKEEGWLAEHMLILGITNPKGQKKYFAAAFPSACGKTNLAMMNPSLPGWKIECVGDDIAWMKFDQQGNLRAINPENGFFGVAPGTSVKTNPNAIKTIQKNTIFTNVAETSDGGIYWEGIDQALAPGIRITSWKNKEWTPQDGEPCAHPNSRFCTPASQCPIIDPAWESPEGVPIEGIIFGGRRPTGVPLVYEALSWQHGVFVGAAMRSEATAAAEHKGKVIMHDPFAMRPFFGYNFGKYLAHWLSMAQRPAAKLPKIFHVNWFRKDKEGKFLWPGFGENSRVLEWMFNRINGEAGAKLTPIGYVPEDGGLNLKGLGEINTKELFHISKEFWEKEVEDIQKYLDEQVNTDLPYEIEREVLALKQRISQM from the exons ATGCCTCCTCAGCTCCAGAATGGCCTCAACTTCTCAGCCAAAGTCATCCAGGGCACCCTAGACAGCCTGCCCCAGGCGGTGAGAACATTCGTGGAAAACAGCGTGAAGCTGTGCCAGCCTGAGCACATCCACATCTGTGATGGCTCCGAGGAGGAGAACCAGCAGCTGCTGGAGCACATGGAGGGACAGGGCATGATCAAGAGGCTGCGGAAGCTCAACAACTG ctGGTTGGCTCTCACTGACCCCAAGGATGTGGCCAGAATTGAAAGCAAGACAGTCATCATTACCCAAGAGCAAAGAGATACTGTGCCCATCCCCAAAACAGGCCTCAGCCAACTAGGTCGCTGGATGTCAGAGGAGGACTTTGAGAAAGCTTTCAATGCCCGATTTCCAGGGTGCATGAAAG GTCGCACCATGTACGTCATCCCATTCAGCATGGGGCCCCTGGGCTCGCCTCTGTCAAAGATCGGCATCGAGCTGACGGATTCGCCCTACGTGGTGGCCAGTATGCGCATCATGACGCGGATGGGCACATCTGTCCTGGAAGCGCTGGGTGACGGGGAATTCGTCAAGTGCCTCCATTCTGTGGGATgtcctttgcctttaaaaa AGCCTTTGGTGAACAACTGGCCGTGTAACCCAGAGCTGACACTCATCGCGCACCTGCCCGACCGCAGAGAAATCATCTCCTTCGGGAGTGGGTACGGCGGGAACTCGCTCCTCGGGAAGAAGTGCTTTGCCCTCAGGATGGCCAGCCGGCTGGCTAAGGAAGAAGGCTGGTTGGCAGAGCATATGCTG ATCCTGGGCATAACCAACCCCAAGGGCCAGAAGAAGTACTTTGCAGCAGCCTTTCCCAGTGCCTGCGGGAAGACCAACCTGGCCATGATGAACCCCAGCCTCCCCGGGTGGAAAATAGAGTGCGTGGGCGATGACATCGCCTGGATGAAGTTTGACCAACAAG GTAATTTAAGAGCTATCAACCCAGAAAATGGCTTTTTTGGTGTGGCTCCTGGAACCTCTGTGAAGACCAACCCCAACGCCATCAAGACCATCCAGAAGAACACCATCTTCACCAATGTGGCCGAGACCAGTGATGGGGGCATTTACTGGGAAGGTATTGACCAGGCACTGGCCCCAGGCATCAGGATCACTTCGTGGAAGAACAAGGAGTGGACCCCCCAGGATG GGGAACCTTGTGCCCATCCCAACTCACGCTTCTGCACCCCTGCCAGCCAGTGCCCCATCATCGACCCTGCCTGGGAGTCTCCGGAAGGGGTGCCCATTGAGGGCATCATCTTTGGAGGCCGCCGACCTACTG GTGTCCCTCTGGTCTACGAAGCTCTCAGCTGGCAGCATGGAGTTTTTGTGGGGGCGGCCATGCGATCAGAAGCCACAGCAGCTGCGGAGCACAAAG GCAAGGTCATCATGCATGACCCCTTTGCCATGCGGCCCTTCTTTGGCTACAACTTTGGTAAATACCTGGCTCATTGGCTCAGCATGGCCCAGCGCCCAGCAGCCAAGCTGCCCAAAATCTTCCACGTGAACTGGTTCCGGAAAGACAAGGAAGGCAAGTTCCTCTGGCCGGGCTTTGGTGAGAACTCCAGGGTGCTGGAGTGGATGTTCAATCGCATCAACGGGGAGGCGGGCGCCAAGCTCACACCCATAGGCTATGTCCCTGAGGACGGCGGCCTGAATCTGAAAGGCCTAGGTGAGATCAACACGAAGGAGCTTTTCCACATCTCCAAGGAGTTCTGGGAGAAGGAGGTAGAAGACATCCAGAAGTACCTGGACGAGCAGGTTAACACCGACCTCCCCTACGAAATCGAGAGAGAGGTCCTTGCCCTGAAGCAAAGAATCAGCCAGATGTGA